GCGCGACAATGCGTCTGGGACGCTGTACTGCGTTTTACGATTATGCATTTGAAGATGGCAATTTTCTGGATCAGGCGAATCGACGCCCGTTATTATCGCGGCATGTTCACAATGCGGGTGTGAAGGTGGATACGGGGCTGCGGTTTCACATTGGATTGGAGGTAAAAAATTTAACCGGAGCACAAATCGCCGATACCTGGGGTTATCCGCTACCAGGGCGCGCGGTTTTTGTGCGTGTGAATGCGGATTAAATAAATTTTTAACACAGGAGGATGTAATGAGGTGGTTTTTAGTCGTTCTGTTTTTTGCAACAGATGTACTGGCAAATCAAGCGGTTATTACGACGACGGATTATAGCAGTGGTAGTTTTTCGAGTCTGGATCTCAATACAAATACGGCAACGCAGGATCATCTGACTATTCATTCGGATGCAGCGGTGCGGACGTATCGGGATAAGGTGTATATTATCAATCGTCTGGGACAGGATAATGTGATTGTTTTGAATCGCAGTGATCTGAAGATGCCTTTGACACAGTATTCGACGGGCAATGGTTCAAATCCGCACGATATGGTTTTTGTCAGCGAGGAGAAAGCGTATATTTCGCGGTATGAGCGCACGCAATTGCTGATTGTAAATCCCGTTACGGGGGATTCATTGGGTGCGGTGGATTTATCGGGTTTTGCGGATGCGGATGGTTTGCCCGAAGTATCTCAGCTCGCGTTGTACGGCAATCATTTGTTTGCCGCGTGTCAGCGGCTGGATCGAGATAATGGGTGGGTGCCGACGGATGTTTCGGTGATTGCGGTTGTTGATGTGATGACGGATCAGGTGGTGGATGTGGATGCAAATACAGCGGGTGTGCAGGGGATTGTGATGGTGGGTAAGAATCCCGCGGGCGCTGTGCAGAGAGGAAATAAGTGGTTTTTGAGCGCGGTCAATACGTTCGATGATTTGACGGATGGTGGGATTGAGGTGATTGATCTGGCAAATTTGAGGAGCGATGGCGTTGTTCTTGGTGAGATGGCTTTGGGCGGCAATCTGAGTTCTCTGGCGATGGTTTCCGATGACGAGGGGTATGTCGTTGTTTTAGATGTAAATTTTGCCAATATTGTCAAACGATTTGATTTGGCGATGCAGTCTGTATCGTCGGGTTTGAGTGGTCTTTCAGGCGGATTTGTGCCGAGTCTGGGAGTATTTGGAGGACGGTTGTACGTTTTGGATCGAGGGAGTTTTGTGGATCCGACATCTGCGGGGGTGCGGGTTTATGATGTGAAGACGGATGCGCTTGTGGCTGGTCCGATCAATACGGGACTACCGCCTTCGGGTATTGCATTTGTGGGCAGTGTGGCTGATTTTAATGGCGATTGTGTGGTTGATTTTAGCGATTTTTTGGCTTTTGCTTCCGCGTTTGGGAAAGCAGCGAGTGATGCTATGTTCGATTTGGATGGCAATGGTTCGGTCGATTTTCCCGATTTTCTGGTTTTTGTTTCGGAATTTGAAGGGGAATAAAAAGCCTGTATCCGCGTTCAAAAGAGAGGTTTGTATGAGTACCAGACAACGAAAACGGCATGTGAAAAAGGGTCTGGTGATGGTCAATACCGGAGATGGCAAGGGCAAGACCACAGCGGCGCTGGGAGTGATGACCCGCGCCTGGGGGCGTAAGATGCGTGTGGGTGTGATTCAGTTTTTGAAGCACGAGAATGCCAATTTTGGCGAGATTCGCGCGGCCAGGCGCATGGAGATCGATTGGATTGGTACGGGCGATGGGTGGACGTGGACGAGCAAGGATATCGATGAGTCACAGGCTCGGGCATTGCGCGGTTGGGAAGTGGCGCAGGAGCGGATTGCGAGTGGCGATTACGATCTGTTTATTCTGGATGAGTTTACGTATTTGATGGCTTTTGGCTGGTTGGATGCAACAGAGGTGGTGGATTGGCTGCGGGAGCATAAGCCCGAGATGTTGCATGTGATTATTACGGGGCGGGATGCGCCCGATGCGTTGGTTGATTTCGCCGATATGGTGACAGAGATGCGCGAGGTTAAGCATCCGTTTAGCGATCAGGGTATTGTTGCGCAACCCGGGATTGATTTTTGAGATGGATGAGTTTATCGATCGGCATGAATATTACGATTTGAAGCGCGATGGGCGTTTTTTGATCGCGGAATTGCTGGTGCCGCATCAGGTGCTGAGTACGTCGGCATATCGCGGTGGTTTGTGCGAGGGTATCCGATATCTGGTGAATCACCAGAGTTGTGAGGGCAATGGACACGATGCGCGGTTTGCGTTGATTAAGCAACTGGGTGAGGTGGGCTATCATCGCCATGTCTGTTCAGAACGCGGTTTGCCGCCGGATGCGGTTGCGCTGATGAGTACGGCTGCGAATATGCATTATGCGGCTCGCGTTGTGGATACGCATGCCGAGTTGCGCGTGTGTGCAGTTGTTACCGCAGGTGTTGAGGGCAATGCGGGGTGTGCGGGCGATGGGGCGAGTTGGCACGAAGAGGATGCCGGGTGGCGCCATCTTCATGAAGGTACGATCAATGCGATGGTGTTTATCAATTGGCCGCTTACGCCAGGGGCGATGGCGCGGGCGGTGGTGACGATGACCGAGGGAAAGTCTGCCGCGCTTCGAGATCTCGCTGTTTCGAGTCGCTATTCTCAGGATCTCGCAACGGGTACTGGTACAGACCAGTACTGTATTGCCGCGCCTTTGGACAAGACACGGGTGCCCAAGACCAATGCGGGGCATCACGCAAAATTGGGCGAGTTGATCGGCAAGTCTGTGCGCAGGGCCACGCTGGAGGCACTGCGGTGGCAAAACGGTTTGGAAGGGTCTTATACGCGTAGTGTTTTTCACGCGTTGAAGCGGTTTGGATTTAGAGAGGACCGTTTTTTGTCGGCGATGGAGAGACGGCTAAAAGCGGGTGATTTTGCGTTGTTGAAGAAGAATCTCAAGTCCGTTGTTTACGAACCGCGCGTTTCGGCGGCGGCTTATGGGTTTGCAGCGGTTTGGGACCGGGTGCGGTATGGGACGCTTTCACATGCTCTGGCAGATCCAGTGTTGCGTCAGCAGGCAGCGATATTGGCGACTTCGTTGGCGGCGAGACCAGATGTCTGGTTGTCGTGTTACGAGCAGTTGCGCGTGGATGAAAACGCATTTTTGGAGGTTGTTTACGATGCATTCGCGCTTGGATGGCGTTTGAAATGGACGTGACAATTCTCGAACCGGATCCGATTTTGCTTCTTTGCGCGGTCGTTTTAGATGGTCTTTTTGGCGATCCTGTTTATGCGTTGCATCCCATTCGTTTGATGGGTGCGACGCTGTCTTTTTTTGAGCGGGTGCTTCGCGGTCTGCGTTTGGATGGTTATGCAGGTGGGTGTTTGCTGTTTTTGTTGCTGGCTGCGTTTTGGGTGGGGGTTGTCTGTGTATTGGCTTGTGTGTTGCATGATGTCCAATCTGGGGTGGGTTGGATTTTTCAGGTTTTTGTTTTGTACTCTATGATTGCGCTCAAAGATTTGTGCAAGCACGGGTTGGCGATTGATCGCGCTACTGATCTGGAGCGTGCGAGAGAGGCGGCGTCTATGCTTGTGGGACGCGATACCGATGTGATGGATTTTGCGGCTTGCCGGCGTGCGGGTATGGAGAGTTTGAGCGAGAATGCTGTGGATGGTTTTGTGTCGCCCGTTTTTTGGTACGCTATACTGGGGTTGCCGGGTGTTGTGCTTTTTAAGGTGGTCAGTACGATGGATTCTATGGTGGGGTTTAAGACGCCGCAATATCGCTATTTTGGCTGGTGTGGGGCGCGGCTGGACGATGTGCTCAATTTTATTCCGGCGCGTTTGACGTATTTGGGGATGGTGCTGGTGGCGTTTTTTATGCCCGGATGTTCTGCCCGCAAGGCATTGCTTATCGGGTGGCGGCAACACGCGCTTGTTCCGGGTCCAAATTCCGGGTGGAGCGAAGCTGCGGCTGCAGGCGCTTTGCAGAGGCGATTGGTCGGTCCTGTTTGGCAGGGAGGGACGCTGGTTACAGATGTGTGGTTGGGCGATGTGGATGATCCAGAGGGCGGTCAATCCGGGGATATGCGCCGTATGTGTGCTTTTGTTATTGTTACCTGTTTGCTCGCGACAGGGCTGGTGGTTTTATGTGTGTTCCTAATTCCAGAGGTGCGCGGTGGCTGAGGCAATTCTCAAAACACAAAATCTCGCTGTGGGTTACAAATACGGCCGTCGTCCGCCTCGCGTTGTGGCACGCGATATAGATGTGTCGCTCCATCGCGGTGAGTTTGTGTGTTTGCTCGGTCCCAATGGTGCGGGGAAATCCACGCTTATCCGCACGCTTGTGGGAATGCAGCCGCCGCTCGATGGACATGTTTATCTTATGGGGCGGGATATTGCGGATATGTCTGCTACTGAGGTTGCCCAGGTGATCAGCGTGGTGCTGACGGATCGCATTGGTGTTGGTATTATGGCTGTGCGCGATCTGGTCGGTCTGGGGCGATATCCCCATACGGATTGGATCGGGCGCTTTACAGAGGAAGATGAATGGGTTGTTTCCTGGGCTATTCGGGCAGCCCGCGCTGAGGATCTGACATATCGCAATGTGGCTGAACTCAGCGATGGCGAGCGTCAAAAGGTTATGATTGCACGCGCGCTGGCGCAGCAGCC
This window of the Gemmatimonadota bacterium genome carries:
- the cobO gene encoding cob(I)yrinic acid a,c-diamide adenosyltransferase; translation: MSTRQRKRHVKKGLVMVNTGDGKGKTTAALGVMTRAWGRKMRVGVIQFLKHENANFGEIRAARRMEIDWIGTGDGWTWTSKDIDESQARALRGWEVAQERIASGDYDLFILDEFTYLMAFGWLDATEVVDWLREHKPEMLHVIITGRDAPDALVDFADMVTEMREVKHPFSDQGIVAQPGIDF
- a CDS encoding adenosylcobinamide amidohydrolase: MDEFIDRHEYYDLKRDGRFLIAELLVPHQVLSTSAYRGGLCEGIRYLVNHQSCEGNGHDARFALIKQLGEVGYHRHVCSERGLPPDAVALMSTAANMHYAARVVDTHAELRVCAVVTAGVEGNAGCAGDGASWHEEDAGWRHLHEGTINAMVFINWPLTPGAMARAVVTMTEGKSAALRDLAVSSRYSQDLATGTGTDQYCIAAPLDKTRVPKTNAGHHAKLGELIGKSVRRATLEALRWQNGLEGSYTRSVFHALKRFGFREDRFLSAMERRLKAGDFALLKKNLKSVVYEPRVSAAAYGFAAVWDRVRYGTLSHALADPVLRQQAAILATSLAARPDVWLSCYEQLRVDENAFLEVVYDAFALGWRLKWT
- the cobD gene encoding cobalamin biosynthesis protein CobD — its product is MAFEMDVTILEPDPILLLCAVVLDGLFGDPVYALHPIRLMGATLSFFERVLRGLRLDGYAGGCLLFLLLAAFWVGVVCVLACVLHDVQSGVGWIFQVFVLYSMIALKDLCKHGLAIDRATDLERAREAASMLVGRDTDVMDFAACRRAGMESLSENAVDGFVSPVFWYAILGLPGVVLFKVVSTMDSMVGFKTPQYRYFGWCGARLDDVLNFIPARLTYLGMVLVAFFMPGCSARKALLIGWRQHALVPGPNSGWSEAAAAGALQRRLVGPVWQGGTLVTDVWLGDVDDPEGGQSGDMRRMCAFVIVTCLLATGLVVLCVFLIPEVRGG